A window of the Sporosarcina sp. FSL K6-2383 genome harbors these coding sequences:
- the gltX gene encoding glutamate--tRNA ligase, translating to MTAEVRVRYAPSPTGHLHIGGARTALFNYLFARHHGGKFIVRIEDTDTERNIEAGELSQLDNLKWLGIDYDESVDIGGPYGPYRQMERLDIYTKHAQEMLEGGQAYKCFCTTDELEAEREKQKASGIAAPMYGGTCRHLTADEVAKREAGGIPHTIRMRVPENITYKVEDLVRGTVAFESKDIGDWVLVKANGIPTYNFAVVFDDHFMKISHVFRGEEHLTNTPKQLMIFDVFGWEYPRYGHMTLIVNEDRKKLSKRDESIIQFISQYKELGYLPHAMFNFFALLGWSPGGEEEIFSHDELVKLFDESRLSKSPSMFDKQKLTWMNNQYMKQMSLDEVVGFVLPHLQAAGLVNKEMTGEEAVWARDLIALYHDQLSFGAEIVELSAQFFTEELEYDEESRVVLAGEQVPEVMASFQAQLEALESFDAASIKDAIKAVQKETGHKGKNLFMPIRVVTTGQMHGPELQSSIALIGKEKSIARVAKYAK from the coding sequence ATGACAGCAGAAGTACGTGTACGCTATGCGCCAAGCCCGACTGGCCATTTACATATCGGAGGAGCGCGAACGGCGCTTTTTAACTATTTATTTGCACGCCACCACGGCGGAAAATTCATCGTACGGATTGAGGATACAGATACAGAACGTAATATCGAAGCCGGTGAGCTATCTCAGCTCGACAATTTGAAATGGCTAGGTATCGACTATGATGAGTCTGTCGATATCGGTGGTCCATACGGTCCTTATCGTCAAATGGAGCGTCTTGATATTTATACAAAGCACGCGCAAGAAATGCTCGAAGGCGGACAGGCTTACAAATGTTTCTGTACGACAGATGAGCTCGAGGCGGAGCGCGAGAAACAGAAAGCATCTGGTATCGCTGCCCCGATGTATGGCGGAACTTGTCGTCATTTGACAGCTGATGAAGTGGCAAAAAGAGAAGCTGGTGGCATTCCTCATACGATTCGTATGAGAGTTCCGGAAAATATTACGTACAAAGTGGAAGACCTTGTTCGTGGTACAGTAGCATTTGAATCGAAGGACATTGGTGACTGGGTACTTGTGAAAGCGAACGGTATTCCGACATATAACTTTGCGGTCGTCTTCGATGATCATTTCATGAAAATCTCCCACGTTTTCCGTGGTGAGGAGCATTTGACGAACACGCCGAAACAACTGATGATATTTGATGTCTTCGGATGGGAATATCCACGTTACGGACATATGACGTTGATTGTTAACGAAGATCGTAAAAAGCTTTCAAAACGTGATGAGTCCATTATTCAATTCATTTCACAATATAAAGAACTTGGTTATTTACCACATGCAATGTTTAACTTCTTCGCTTTACTTGGCTGGTCGCCAGGTGGGGAAGAGGAAATCTTCTCACACGATGAGTTGGTTAAGTTATTCGATGAAAGTCGTTTGTCGAAATCACCTTCTATGTTTGATAAACAGAAATTGACATGGATGAACAATCAATATATGAAACAGATGAGCCTAGATGAAGTTGTTGGCTTTGTATTGCCGCATCTACAAGCGGCGGGTCTGGTGAATAAAGAGATGACGGGCGAGGAAGCTGTGTGGGCACGTGATTTGATAGCTCTTTACCACGATCAACTGAGCTTTGGTGCCGAAATTGTCGAATTGTCAGCCCAGTTCTTCACGGAAGAACTTGAATACGATGAAGAATCCCGAGTTGTGCTAGCGGGTGAGCAGGTGCCTGAAGTCATGGCTTCATTCCAAGCCCAATTAGAAGCGCTTGAATCGTTTGATGCTGCATCTATCAAGGATGCTATCAAAGCCGTTCAGAAGGAAACTGGTCATAAAGGGAAAAACTTATTTATGCCAATTCGTGTTGTAACGACAGGTCAAATGCATGGCCCTGAATTGCAGTCTTCGATTGCGCTAATCGGTAAAGAGAAGTCAATTGCGCGAGTTGCGAAGTACGCAAAGTAA